DNA sequence from the Streptomyces cinnabarinus genome:
GCTCAGCAAGCCCGTCGGCAACGGCCCGTACACCATCGACTCCTACGCCAAGGGCTCACAGATGTCCCTGCGCGCCTGGAACGACTACCCCGGCGACGACAAGGCGGAGAACGGCGGCGTCGACCTCAAGGTCTACACCGACAACAACACCGCCTACACCGACCTGCTGGCCGGCAACCTCGACCTGGTCGACGACGTGCCCGCCGCCCAGCTCAAGAACGTCGAGGCCGACCTCGGCGACCGCTATCTGAACACCCCGGCCGGTATCATCCAGACGCTCGCGTTCCCCTTCTACGACGACGCCTGGGACAAGGCCGGGATGGACAAGGTCCGCACCGGACTGTCCCGGGCCATCGACCGCGACCAGATCACCGAGACCATCTTCCAGAAGACCCGCACCCCGGCGACCGACTGGACCTCCCCGGTGCTCGGCGAGGAGGGCGGCTTCCAGGAGGGCTTCTGCGGCGACGCCTGCGAGTACGACGCCGCCGCGGCCAAGCAGCTGATCGAGGAGGGCGGCGGGCTCCCCGGCGGCCAGGTCAAGATCACGTACAACGCGGACACCGGCTCGCACAAGGAGTGGGTGGACGCCGTCTGCAACTCCATCAACAACGCCCTCGACAACGAGAAGGCCTGCGTCGGCAACCCGGTCGGCACCTTCGCCGACTTCCGCAGCCAGATCACCGACCTGAAGATGAGCGGCCCGTTCCGCGCGGGCTGGCAGATGGACTACCCGCTCATCCAGAACTTCCTCCAGCCGCTCTACTACACCAACGCCTCCTCCAACGACGGCAAGTGGTCCAACCAGGACTTCGACGACCTCGTCGACCAGGCCAACGCCGAGACCGACACCGCCAAGGCCGTCGACCTCTTCAAGCAGGCCGAGGCCGTCGTCCGGGACAACATGGCCGCCATCCCGCTCTGGTACCAGAACGGCAGCGCCGGATTCTCCGAGCGCCTGTCCAACGTCAAGCTCAACCCGTTCAGCGTCCCCGTCTACAACGAGATCAAGGTCGGCTGAGCGCCCATGGGACGGTACGTCGTCCGGCGCCTGCTCCAGATGATCCCGGTCTTCATCGGGGCGACGCTGCTGATCTTCCTCATGGTGAACGTGATGGGCGACCCCATCGCGGGCCTGTGCGGGGACCGGCAGTGCGACCCGGCGACGGCCGCCCAGCTGGAGAAGGAGTTCGGCCTCGACAAGCCGGTGTGGCAGCAATACCTGACGTACATGGGGAACGTCTTCACCGGCGACTTCGGCACCGCGTTCAACGGGCAGGAGGTCACCGAGCTGATGGCCTCGGCGTTCCCGGTGACCATCCGGCTGACCATCGTGGCGATCCTCTTCGAGATCGTCATCGGCATCACCCTGGGCGTGATCACGGGCCTGAAGCGCGGCAGGCCCGTCGACACCGGGGTGCTGCTGATCACGCTCGTGGTGATCTCGGTGCCGACCTTCGTCACCGGCCTCCTCCTCCAGCTCCTGCTCGGCGTCGAGTGGGGCTGGATCAAACCCTCGGTCTCCACCGACGCCACCTTCGGCGAGCTGATCGTCCCCGGCCTGGTCCTCGCCTCGGTCTCGCTCGCCTATGTCACCCGGCTGACCCGGACCTCGATCGCGGAGAACAAGCGGTCCGACTACGTCCGTACGGCCGTCGCCAAGGGCCTGCCCCGGCACCGGGTGATCACCAGGCATCTGCTGCGCAACTCGCTGATCCCCGTGGTCACCTTCATCGGCACCGACATCGGCGCCCTGATGGGCGGCGCCATCGTCACCGAGCGGATCTTCAACATCCACGGCGTGGGCTACCAGCTCTACCAGGGCATCCTGCGGCAGAACACCCAGACGGTGGTCGGCTTCGTGACCGTCCTCGTGCTGGTCTTCCTGATCGCCAACCTGCTCGTCGATCTCCTCTACGCCGTCCTCGACCCCAGGATCCGCTATGCCTGAGCAGCCTCACGACGACGGAGCGATCGCCGCGACCGGGATGGGCGGTGCGATGGACCTGGCCACCTCGGAGGGGGAGTCCCTCGAGAAGACCCCGGGCGGACCCGAAGGCACCGGCCCCCAGGAGAAACCGCGCTCCCTGTGGTCCGACGCCTGGCGCGACCTGCGTCGCAACCCGGTCTTCATCATCGCCGGCCTGGTCATCCTCTTCCTGGTCTTCATCTCCCTGTGGCCCGGCTCCATCACCTGGATGAGCCCCCTCAAGTGCGACCTGGCCAAGGCTCAGCAGGGCTCCCAGCCGGGCCACCCGTTCGGCTTCAACGGCCAGGGCTGCGACGTCTACACCCGTACGGTCTACGGCGCCCGGACGTCCGTCTCCGTCGGGGTCTGCGCCACGCTCGGGGTCGCGATCCTCGGCAGCGTGCTCGGGGGGTTCGCCGGGTTCTTCGGCGGGGGCTGGGACTCGGTGCTGTCCCGGATCACCGACATTTTCTTCGCGATCCCCGTCGTCCTCGGCGGCCTGGTGCTGCTGTCGGTCGTCACCAACAACAGCATCTGGCCGGTCATCGGGTTCATGGTGCTGCTGGGCTGGCCGCAGATCTCCCGGATCGCCCGCGGCTCGGTCATCACCGTCAAGCAGAACGACTACGTGCAGGCCGCCCGCGCCCTCGGCGCCTCCAACTCCCGCATGCTGCTGCGGCACATCACGCCCAACGCGGTCGCCCCGGTGATCGTCGTGGCGACCATCGCGCTCGGCACCTACATCGCGCTGGAGGCGACCCTGTCCTATCTGGGCGTCGGCCTGAAGCCGCCCAGCGTCTCCTGGGGCATCGACATCTCGTCCGCCTCCCCCTACATCCGCAACGCGCCGCACGCCCTGCTCTGGCCCTCGGGCGCGCTGGCGATCACCGTCCTGGCCTTCATCATGCTCGGCGACGCGGTGCGCGACGCCCTCGACCCGAAGCTGAGGTGAGACGTGCTCCTCGAAGTGCGTGATCTGCATGTGGAGTTCCGGACCAGGGACGGCGTCGCCAAGGCGGTCAACGGCGTCAACTACTCCGTGG
Encoded proteins:
- a CDS encoding ABC transporter permease, producing the protein MGRYVVRRLLQMIPVFIGATLLIFLMVNVMGDPIAGLCGDRQCDPATAAQLEKEFGLDKPVWQQYLTYMGNVFTGDFGTAFNGQEVTELMASAFPVTIRLTIVAILFEIVIGITLGVITGLKRGRPVDTGVLLITLVVISVPTFVTGLLLQLLLGVEWGWIKPSVSTDATFGELIVPGLVLASVSLAYVTRLTRTSIAENKRSDYVRTAVAKGLPRHRVITRHLLRNSLIPVVTFIGTDIGALMGGAIVTERIFNIHGVGYQLYQGILRQNTQTVVGFVTVLVLVFLIANLLVDLLYAVLDPRIRYA
- a CDS encoding peptide ABC transporter substrate-binding protein, with protein sequence MRGATHAKWAACAAAVALAATACGGGDGDSGGDTSAVLSSSWGDPQNPLEPANTNEVQGGKVLDMIFRSLKKYDPETGEAQDMLAESIETTDSQNFTIKIKDWTFSNGEQVTAGSFVDAWNYGASLKNNQKNAYFFGYIEGYDKTHPEDGSKQTADTLSGLKVVDDKTFTVKLNQKFSTFPETLGYPAYAPLPQAFFDDHDAWLSKPVGNGPYTIDSYAKGSQMSLRAWNDYPGDDKAENGGVDLKVYTDNNTAYTDLLAGNLDLVDDVPAAQLKNVEADLGDRYLNTPAGIIQTLAFPFYDDAWDKAGMDKVRTGLSRAIDRDQITETIFQKTRTPATDWTSPVLGEEGGFQEGFCGDACEYDAAAAKQLIEEGGGLPGGQVKITYNADTGSHKEWVDAVCNSINNALDNEKACVGNPVGTFADFRSQITDLKMSGPFRAGWQMDYPLIQNFLQPLYYTNASSNDGKWSNQDFDDLVDQANAETDTAKAVDLFKQAEAVVRDNMAAIPLWYQNGSAGFSERLSNVKLNPFSVPVYNEIKVG
- a CDS encoding ABC transporter permease, which gives rise to MPEQPHDDGAIAATGMGGAMDLATSEGESLEKTPGGPEGTGPQEKPRSLWSDAWRDLRRNPVFIIAGLVILFLVFISLWPGSITWMSPLKCDLAKAQQGSQPGHPFGFNGQGCDVYTRTVYGARTSVSVGVCATLGVAILGSVLGGFAGFFGGGWDSVLSRITDIFFAIPVVLGGLVLLSVVTNNSIWPVIGFMVLLGWPQISRIARGSVITVKQNDYVQAARALGASNSRMLLRHITPNAVAPVIVVATIALGTYIALEATLSYLGVGLKPPSVSWGIDISSASPYIRNAPHALLWPSGALAITVLAFIMLGDAVRDALDPKLR